The genomic interval GCGGGGCCGCGGCGCGCGCTCAGGGCCGGGCCGCGCGCGCCTCGCGCCGCCGCCGCAGCTCCTCGCGGTAGCAGTACGAGCAGTAGTGCTCGGTCTCGGCGCGTCCGTAGAACGCGCAGTTCTCGCGCTGGCAGCGCCGCTGCGCCGGCCCCGCGCCGGGGCAGCCCCGGCCGCCCTCACCGTTCGATCGCGCGGCCGGCGCGTCGGCGTCGGCAAACTCCAGGCCGTCGCGCGCCGCGCCGAAGCCGTTGGTGTAGGTCTGCGACTTGGGCTCGGCCGCGCCCGCCGCCCCCACCGCGCCGGGCAGGGTTATTGGGACGGCGCGCGCCAGCGACTCGACCGTGTTGACGGTGCGCAGGGTAGCGGCGCGGGCCGGGCTGTAGCTCTGCGACGACAGCGAGCGGTTCTGCTGCGGGTAAGTGGCGCACGGCCGCAGCGCGCCCACGGCCGGGGCGCACGTCTCGTCCCGCGCGCCCGCCGCCTGCACGTGGATGACGCTCTGGCGCCCCGGCGCCGGGGGGCTGCGGCCCGGGACCGGTCCGCTGGCACCCGCGCGCCGCGCGCCGCCGCCAGGGCCCGGGGAGGCTGCGCCGCCCGCCGCTGCCCGCGCCGCCCGCGCGCCCGCCGCCGGCCCGGGGCTCGGGCGCTCCTTGAGCTTGAGCACCAGCTGCGTGGGAGGCCCGGCCGTCGGGCCCGGCGAGGCGCGCTCGGGGCCCGGCGCGCCCTCGGCCTCTGGCCTGCGCGGCGGCCGCTTGGCCgtagcggcggcggcggcggcgtcgcGGCGCCGCTGCTCCTGCTCGGCGCTGAAGCGCTCCTGCGCGCTGGTCAGGTAATAGCCGATCATCTCCTCGTGGAACTGGTGCCGGTGGCTAGTGAGCAGCAGGCCGGCGAATATGAACTTGCGCTCGCCCTGCATGGCGGCGCGCAGGATGTTGAGGCTCAGCTTCACGTCCGTGCTGTACTTCCAGGCGTCGCCGCGGGGCCCGCCGCCCTTGTCGGCCGGCGACGTGCCCGCCGTCTTGTCCGTGGGCGACGGCGTGGTCTTCTCCGAGGGCGACGTGCTCGCCGAGGCGCCCGACTCCTCCTTGCTGCCCTTGCGCGCCTTGGCCTTCTTCTCCTTGCCGCGCTCGGGCGGGTCGCCGTGCTTGCCGTTGGCGGAGTTGGCGCGGCTCATCTTGCCGTGCACCAGGCCGCCCAGGCCGCCCATGTTTTTCTTCAGCTTGATGCCCAGCGTCTTGCTGAAGCTGCCCAGCTTGTTGGCCACAGAGTCCGCGCGGGTCTTGTCCTTGTCCTTGCgctgcttctccttctccttgtCTTTGCCGTTCTTGCCGTTATTGCTGTTGGAGTTGCTGCACACCGAGTCGCGGTCCGAGTCCAGCGAGTCGGGCAGGGACTGCACGTCCTCCCCCGCCGAGGCCGTCGGGGACTCCGGCTGCGCCAGAGGGGcctgcaggggagagggagggcagggaagggaggaggttAGAGATCAGTTGGTCCCACATGGCCGGTGGAGGCAGACCCCGCCGCCGCGGTGTGGCTTCCAGCCTCACTGCCCCAAACCCGAGCTGTGTCCCAGCCTGAGGGTCTCCTGATTCTCGATCTAGAGCTGCTGCCTTCACAGCCCTCGTGGGGGCGAGAAAAGAACACCCACAGCCACGTCATGACATACTCCAGGCAgctggactctggagccagactgccacCGACTGTCACTCGTGCCCTCAGTAACATGGGGTATCGGGACCTGCCTCAGGGAGCCCTGTGAAGTTTAGATACACGTAAACGCTGGAGTACAAAGCACTCTGAGCAGTGCCAGTTTGTCCTGGgtactgtgtgccgggcactgcCCTCCTTGCTttcctcatgaaacttaaaacacATTCGTTACGAGCCCCACGTTATGGGTAAGTAAATTTATGTCTGGGGAGGACCaattatttgtagtctttttttttttttaaaacaaatcccttTTCCTGGGACTTCACTACTGAGATCACAAAAACATCAGTCAGATACTTAAAGCGAATCCCTCTTAGCATCTGGAGGCAGGGCCAGCATGGGtcctccctgggggagggggccaagTGGGGCGCCAGCCCCCGTTCTCACAGCCCTCCCCTCctggaggggagaaaaagagaggagagaagaagaaaaggagggggtGCCGAGGAATCGCGCCCTCGGTTCCCTGCCTTTTCCAAGGACCCACACACAGTTTTATAGTTAATTCTGCTCCGTCAGCACATCGTGTTCCGATCTCGGCAAGAGAGAGTTTTGTGTTGTGAGTTGCCTACGGTTTGTTTTCTGAGTGGGCGTGTTTATTCCTGTTCCTCTGGAGAGAGTAAGGGGACAAAACCTCCCCAAGCCGGAGCGCGCGCCTACGTCCAGACTCGCAGACACACGCGCACAGAGGCTCGCGTTGCAGCCGAGCCGGGGCCGCGGGGGGGCCGCGGGGCCGCGGGGGGGCCGCGGGGCCGCGTCTCGGCAAGAGAGAGTTTTGTGTTGTGAGTTGCCTACGGTTTGTTTTCTGAGTGGGCGTGTTTATTCCTGTTCCTCTGGAGAGAGTAAGGGGACAAAACCTCCCCAAGCCGGAGCGCGCGCCTACGTCCAGACTCGCAGACACACGCGCACAGAGGCTCGCGTTGCAGCCGAGCCAgggcggcggggcggcggggcggcggggcggcggggcggcggggcggcggggcggcggggccgcGGGCAGGGCTGGGATGCACTTGGCCTGCTCGCCCCGGGCCGAGTGCGCCTGCCGTCCGTCCCGGCGCGCGCCAGGCTCACCCGGGTCTCAGAGGGGATCCGGATCCACGTCACATTCATGTAGCTGTGCAGAAGGTTCAGCTTGGCTTCTAGCGACAGGATCAGGCTGTCGAGAGAGGAACACCGAGTGAGATGCGCCCCAGCTCGCCCGCGCGCACCCCGCTTGCGCAGCCAGCCAGCCCCGAGGAGCAGGGGCGCcgtgcccagcccctccccgggAAGCCCGGAGACAGCCCGCCCCGTAGGGCGCCAGGGGAGGGCACACAGAGTAGGGTCTTACTGGGCCAGCCGGGCGTTATCATTGTCGTCTTTCCcccactcccagtccttcccGGGGTCCACCGCAAAGTGCAGAGGCAACAGCTTGTGCTCTGAATCCGTCAAGGGGATCACGGCTGGAACGCAAAAGAGAGAGACCCATGCCAGGTGGCCCGGGGTTGGGGACGGGAGGCTCGAAGTCCCCGTGACCCCCAGGGAAGACAGGAAAAGGCCACCGAGACCAGGTGTCTCCATGATTGAGGAAACCGAATGGAGGTGTACACAGGACCTCTACTCCAGGAGGGGTGTTAAGCCCGGAGATTTGAAACGCACCACTAACAGTTTAAAAAGTTTCCTCTTTATTGTGGATGCTGAAGAGCAGTTGGAAACCTGGGCTTGACCTGGGTCAAAAGGCAGGTGCCGTCCTTGGGCAGCAGACAAAAAACAGCTATTACTGCTTCTGTGGTTTCTAACGAAGGACCCAGGCCAGACAGCGCACTGAGTAAGGTCACCCGGGAGGGGGCTTGGGGCCAGGCCCGCCCATCTCCTCCCAGAGAAGCGGAGCGAGGGCTGCCTGCCCATCTGCTCGTTCGTGAGTTCATACAGCAAGTCTGTGTTGCTGCGGGACCCATGGACCCTGTGGCCCCTGCCACAGGGAGCTCACATCCTGTACTGGCGACAGGATGAACAGGCGACACACAACTCAGCTGTCAGGTGGTGATAGTGCCCTGAGGGTGAACAGCAGGCCGAGGGAGCTTTGGCAAGCTTTTCTAGGGCCGACCAGTGAGCCTTCTGAGGAGGGAACGCGTAGGTGGacaaggcagggaggagagatgggCTCCTCACTGCACCCAGGGATGGATTCATCAAAACACACCCTTGCCCTGGGGGaacctgggccctgcccagaaaGGCTGGGCTGGAGGCTGCTGTTTACAGGTTTGTCTGGAATCTGCTGGGAGCTTCTGGGCCTGGTGGGATCAGCTCCCTAGTGACGTGCTTACTCTTGTTGTCAGGGGTAGAAAGAATGCGGGGAGAGAATGGGAGCCATCCCATTTCTGCCCTCTGGGCAGCAGCCTTGCGTGGGGACTGCACTAAGCTCCCCTGCAGGCCTCACCTGAGCATCAGGGCCCAGCAGAGTAGCACAGCCTGGGgctcccccaggccagctgctatTTTTGCTGGAGCTGGGCTCCGTGCCAGTGGCTGGTGGAGAGAGCACTGGGTGCTGCCCCGAGTGCTGCCTGGGGAGCCAGCCTGCCCAAACGCTGGGGCTGGTACGTTTGGGTGCAGGGCCTGGTGCACCTTCAGGTGTGACACTCAGACCCTGCTGCGGCCTCCACAGGGAGGTCTCGCTTCCGCTGTCCCACTGGCTTAGGAGGCAGGTGTGGCTGGGCCCCCTTCTAGAGGGGGAAGTGGGCTAGGAGCTGAAAGCTCATGGATGGGGGTCTCCCTGTTTCAGGCTTATCCTTGCCCATTCAGGCCCTGGAGCACCTCTCTCCTCCTATGCTGGTGGCCAGATGTTGCCTGTGCCTGATTGAACACATGGGGCCTCCCACACGCTGCTTTCCTTTGGCACCAAGAGCCCCATCTTTGGGGACACTGAGCCCCCAGGCACCACTCCAGGATGCAGGAGGCCTTGCTCCTTCCTGGGGTTTACCCTACCTTCTCCttactcctccccccacccccctgccatgCTGGTCATGAATCTGGTGTCACTTCCCCAAGATTCATGACAAGGGAGTCATggcaaaaacagaaaagacaaatcaataaacaataaatacataaaatctacGATTGAATACCGTTTCAAAATAAAcctgcaaccttttttttttccctttgaaaaaacTCTCTTCTATCTTTTAACCTGGAAACATATAGGCATCATCTCAAACTAGTCTGGACAAAGGCTTACCGAAGCAGCAACCAATTTTCAGTACTTATTttccaaaaaagagtggagacCTCTGGTTCCTGTTTGGGATTTAAAAAGCCGAAGGAGCAATGTCCCACCAGTATAATAACAAGCTAGACAAACTGCAGATTCACAACTTTCCTTTAACCCGTCTGAGAGCTGAAGTCACAGGCAACGGGCTAGCCACAGGTGGAAAGACAGGTGTTTTTGAGGAGGGATGGACATGAGCTTAATTGGATCCCACTAAGCTGGACCCCACTAAGAAGAATTCAGCTAAAATTGTTAACAAGTTGGTAAAGGAAGGGTGTAGCCTAGTGAAAGAATACAGAACCTTGGGGGCCACAGACATAAGGGAAATTCACAAGCACTTGCAGGCCCCTCTCCATGGGACCTGACTTGTTGCTCACAAAAAGACTGGCCAGAATTCTGAGAAAGTGTCCTTCACGGACCTTTCCCATCTACTAAGGAAGGAACTGCAGAGAGCAGGCCAACACACACTGTTGGTCTTAGGGCACTGGGCCTTTCCAGTCAACTCCCTCCCCCGAGATCCAGGAACACAGCACTCACCTAAGATAGAGGCTTAATGAGAGCAACAGAAACATTACCCTTCTGGGCTCTGCCTCCTGCACCCAGGCTAACAAGCTGTGAGTAATAGCAATCTACTGCTAGAAAAGGGGCAAGAATATGGAGAGAGACCCTCACCGAGGTGAGGCTCAGCACAAAGGTATAGCAGACAATGAGAAATACCAGCCCCACCGTAAACACAAGATATAACTAGAAGAATTTGAAGGCTGGAATAACCAGGGCAGCATCAGATCCTGATTAGGCTGATCCAAACCCCATGCAGCAAAAGGGGAGGAATCAAAATGATATACCTTAGTCTTTATTGCTCTACTCAAGATGGCTAGCTTTCAACAAAACATTTTTGGCATaagaaaagacaggagaaaaCCAACACATTGACAAGAGACAAGACAGGTGACAGAACAAGACAGATATGACACAGGTATCGAAACTATAGGACGtgatttaaaataactgattagggacttccctggtggtccagtggttaaaactttgccttccaatgcagggggtgcgggtttgatccctggtcagggagctaagatcccacatgccttgtggccaaaaaaccaaaacattaaatagaagcaatattgtaacaaatttaataaagattaaaaaaaataaaacaactgattAATAGGTTGAAGGCTCTAATAGAAAAAGCAGATACCATGCAGAATTTGATGGTTAATTTCATCATAGAGTAAGAAAGAGTCAAATCGAAATGCTAGaagtaaaaaaacacaataatagaAGTAAAGAATGACTTTGAGGGGATGATCAGTAGACTTTACACACCTGAGGAAAGAATCTGTGAACAGTAAGATAGGTCAATAGACATTAATCAGattgaaacagaaagagaaaaaaggggggagggttGCAGAACAGAATACCCAAGATCGGCGGGGCAGTATCAGATAGCACCAGATCTGTGTAAGTGtaatcccagaaggaaaagagagacagaaagaaaaagaagagatatttaaataaataatggctgacattatttatctaaatatttccaaaatgaatgACAAACTCTACCACAGATCAAAGAGgctaagaaaaaaacaagcaggaaaaacaacagcaacaaatctGTATACACAGTATATTCAAACTGCTAAAAACCAAAGACAGAAAATCTTGAAGGCAGCAGGGGAAGAAGACACATTACATACAGAGAAACAATTCTAAGGATCACAGCAGACCTCTCATGATAAAACAGGTAAGACAGAAGACAATGGAGttatatctttaaagtgctgGATGAAAAAACCCTGCTAATCCAGAATTCTATACACAGCAAAAATATCTCTGAAGCACGAAGGAGaactttctcagacaaaaatgagaaaactcatcCTCTGAATACCTGCACTAAGAAATGTTAAACGAAATTCTTTAAGGGGAAGAGTATGTTCCCAGTAGAAACTTGGatttacacaaagaaatgaaaagtgatggaaatagaataaatgaatttgaaaataaaattcagttttcttccttttaattactCTAAGAGAGAAGTAAGGCAAAGAGAGCAGTAGTGTATTATGTGTTTACAGCACATGTAAAAGTAAAGAGCTTGATGATAATAGCCCAGAGGATGATGGGAGGGAGGGGTTGGGAATACATTGTCATGAGATCTGTATACAACACATGAAGTAGAATGTTACTTGAAAACAGTCTCAGTAATTAAAGATGTTCACTGTAAACCCTAGGGAAATcactaataattaaaaatacaggtaTAATAGTCAATCAACAGTGGAGATAAATGGAACCATTAAGAAGCTCAATTAACATCAATGAAAGAAGCGAaagatccttaaaaaactaaaagtagaactattgggttggccaaaacgttcgtttgggtttttccataagatgtttggaaaaacccaaacgaatgttttggccaactcaataccatatgatccagcaatcccactcctgggcatatatccggagaaaaccataattcaaaaagataccatGCATctcaacgttcatagcagcactatttgcaatagccaagacatagaagcaatcaaatgtctatcaatagaaaaatggataaagaagatgtggtacatatatacaatggaatattagccataaaaaagaactaaataatgccatttgcagcaatgtgatggacctagagattgtcatactgagtgaagtaagtcagacagagaaagacaaataccatgtgatatcacttatatgtgaaatctaaaaaaagggtacaaatgaacttatgcacaaaacagaaatagagttacagatgtagaaaacaaatctgtggttaccagggggtaaaggcaggggagggataaattgggagattgggattgacatatacacactactatatataaaatagataactaataaggacctactgtacaccatagggaactctactcagtactctgtaatggcttatatgagaaaagaatctaaaaaagagtggatatatgtatatgtataactgattcactttgctgtacatctgaacctaacacaacattgtaagtcaactatactccaataaaaattaaattaaaaagtaagaaaaaggagacagggaaagagaaaaaaagaacaaaaaacagatggaacaaatagaaaaaagctACCATTAAACGTAAGTAGTTAAAATGTAGCAATTAATAAATGACATTGTCAGATTGGATATAAAAGCAAAACTCAAGTATATACTGACTGTaagaaatccattttaaatatgaagacataCATAGGTTAAAAgatactaataaaaaaaaaactggagtgACTCCAGTGCAAGGCCTGTTACCAAAGATATAGAAGAACATTACAATTCTCCATGAAGCTATCACAATCTTACATGTGTGCATGGGCTTCAGAGTAAATGAagcaaatacaaaaatgaaaggagaaagacaCATTCGTTATGGATGGAGACTGCCACTTTTCCCTTAGGAAATGACAGAACaattagacagaaaatcagcaaagatatAGAAAACTGAACTGTCATCAGAGACCTTGAATTAATGGACATTTGTGgaacccaacaacagcagaacacGCATTCTTTTCAAGACCCCGTGGAATATTCACCAAGGTGGAACATATTCTTAGCCAACCTTCacagatttaaaagaatagaaatcataaaaagttTGTTCTCAGACCATAACTAAATAAAACTATGTACCCATAACCAAGAAAGATATTTGGAGAATCCTCAACTATTTGCAATTTAAACAGTGTGCTTCTAAATCGGTCCCTAATCCCTGTCCACCAGCTGTGATGGTTAATGTTATGTATCAACTTGCCTGGGCTAGGGGATGTCCAGACAGCTGGTACACATAAtgtctgggtgtgtctgggaggTGGTCCTGGTAAAGATTAGCACTGGAATTGATAGACTGGGTACAGAGAACTGCCCTCACCAACATGGGCAGGCAGCATCCATTCCATGGAGGGTTCGAATAGCACAAAAGAGCCAAGGAAGGAGGAATTTGCTCTCTTtgtttgagctgggacattgatcttctcctgccctcagacatcgGTGCTACTGGTTCTTGGGtgtttggactcagactgaattacaccactggctttcctggttcttcaGCTTGCAGTCAGCAGATGGTAGAGCTTGGCCTCCATAATTAATGTGAAcaaattcctataataaatctcctcttatgtatatatctgtatgtatcccataggttctgtttctctggagatccCTGACTAACagaaccactaatctgttttccacctctataactttgtcatttcaagaatgttatagaTCTAGAATCATACAGAATGCAGTCTTTGGGGATTGGTTTTTTCCCttcagcataattcccttgagatCCACCCAAGTAATTGCCTGAGTCatagtcattcatttttattgctgagtaggatTCTGTGGTATAGACAGTATGTTGAACCGTGCACCCGGgaaagacatttgggttgtttccagtttttggatattacaaataaagtggctataaacatttgtgtacaggcttttgtgtgaacataacttttcatttttctgggataaataACCAGGATTACAATTGCTAGGTTATACGGTAAGTGatgtttacttttataagaagctgccaaactgttttccagagtgactgaaccatttttacattctcaccagcaatataGGAGCAATCTGGTtattccacatcctctccagcatttggtgttgtcaaattttaagattttagtcattctgataggtgtgtagtgacgTCTTACAGTGGTTCtaatgttgaccatcttttcatgtgcttatttgccatccgtatatcctctttggtaaaatgtctgttcatgtcttttcccattttttatttggatggtttggagatttttttttgtgattgagttttgagggttctttgtatattttagatgtaAGTCCTTTGCTGATatgtggttttcaaatattttctcccagtctataacttgtctttccttctttcttccttctctcccttcctgtcccccccctccttttctctttctctctttgcagAGCAGAGGTCCAAGTtactaatttcatctttttttttgtatcattcCAATCCCCAAAGACTGCATTCTctgtatgattccagttatgCAGCATGCTGGAAATGACAAAATTCTAGAGAtgaagaacagattggtggttctATCAGTCAGGGACCTCCAGAGACACAGAACAAACAGGACACATATATAAgaactcttggggcttccctggtggtgcagtgtttgagaatctgcctgacaatgcaggggacacgggttcgatccctggtccgggaggatcccacatgccacggagcagcaaagcccgtgtgccacaactactgagcctgtgctctacagcctgcgagccacaactactgagcctgcgtgccacaactactgaagccctcaggcctagagcctgtgctccgcaacaagagaagccactgcagtgagaagcccgcacactgcaatgaagagtagcccctgtgcgccgcaactagagaaagcccgcgcgcagcaacgaagactcgatgcagccaaaaataaatgaataaaaaaataaatttatattaaaaaaacccaactcttCACCTACCTCTAGGTCCATAGTtgtgcattttacatttactttatggttaattttgagttaatttttgtataaatgaGGCTTgggtttaagttttttttttttttttttttttttttgagttaatttttgtataaatgaGGCTTgggtttaagtttttttttttttttttgcttatggatGTCCAATCACTTCATCACCATTTGTTTGAAAAGACTATCCATCCtctattgaatttattttgttctctgtcAAAATCATATTTTGTGGGGTTATTCCTGGgttctatattctgttccattgatctctgtgtctaaCTCTCCGTCAATACCAGGTACTGTGTCGGGAGCTCTATATTCATTACTTACAAGTCTTACACCAGCTACAGGATTTTTGCTccaattttacagaagaggaagtgaaACTCTGGTACATAAGTGACTCCAAGCCAAAGCTGGAGCTGTGATTGAAAAGCAAGTCTGCCTTACTCCACAATGTGTACTTTGTCTTCCACTACTGTGTCACCCTGGCTTTTTTTGAATTATCTGAAATTAGTAGATCGTGAGCATCTAatctcgttcattcattcatttattcattcaacatttaattGCCTCCCAGGTATCTTGGTGCTGGAGACACAAAGATGAGAAAGACAAGACATCTGGCTTCAAGACACCCAGGATCTGGCCAGTGAAGAACAGGAGCCTCTGAAAGGTGGTTCCTTCTTGTcatccttctcctctccctgctcccacccccacGGCGGCCTTGGCTTTGGCTCACCAGTGCCTGAGAATAACCTCCAGTGGGCCTGACGTAGAGTCCCTGGCTGGGCGAGAACCTTGCATCCTTGCGCCTCTGGGAAAAATCAGACTCGCTTTATGAGGCTTTGCTTCATGAGACCTCGAGGTGCAAAGCAATGGCAGCCCTGTCCCCTCCACAAATGCAAGGAAAGTGGTGAGTTCCTGCTCGATGAGCTGCCCATGGCCTCATGCTCCAGACCACCCACTAGGCTCTGATCGGGATGCTTTCTTTCCCACAGACCCTTTCCCCAGAAAAACGTCCCCAGAGACAATTCTCTGAGTGGACTTAGGTTATCAGGAAGCCGGCCATTTCTTCTGGATACATGTCCTCTCATGCATCAGACGCAGGCCTGGGGGACGGTGTTGAGGGGGGCTTCTCGGACAGCAGAAGCAGGCTGTCACGCTGGCTGACCAAGAGTTTCCCTCCCCATGTCCAGGGACAGGACAGGTGCCTGGGGCTGTTTCCATTCTCTTCTGCAGGAGGATTGATGAAGGCCATGTCCTGTTCTGACACCACCCATCAGAAGCCTGCAGGTCCACAGGGAGCCTGGGGCAGACTGAGGGAGAGACGGCACTTCATTTGGAGATGGGGGCTGGGCTGATTCAGGAGTCGGGGAGATGGCGGCTGGGGGTGCTCCTGGGGCCACTCTTTCTGTGGCTTAGACACCttggggaggcctgggggagcCTGTGTCTGTGCCTCCTGCTCCCTCATCTCTCCAGGCCCCAATTTCCTTGTGAAAGACCCTTGGCCAGTTTTTCCATGTAGATGAGCACAGCTGGCATCCCTCTGGAACTGAGTCTCAGGCTCCAGAGCTGATGGTCCTTGGGGTGACGCAGGTGTTGGTGGACAACTGGACTCTTGGGCATTTGATCAGCAAGACCCAGCTCTCTGAATTCGCGTCCCCCTGCAAGGCCAGGACAGAGCTCACGGCCTTGAAGTTCCACACATGGCTCCTGGTCACGTAGGGGCCCTTCGAGATATTCTTGGGTCAAGAACCAACAATGTCAAAGATGACACCCCTCGTCTGGTCCCCGGGCCCTGGGGTGCAGGGTCTGAGCTAA from Physeter macrocephalus isolate SW-GA chromosome 11, ASM283717v5, whole genome shotgun sequence carries:
- the LOC102976759 gene encoding OTU domain-containing protein 7A, with amino-acid sequence MVSSLLPNPTSAECWAALLHDPMTLDMDAVLSDFVRSTGAEPGLARDLLEGKNWDLTAALSDYEQLRQVHTANLPPVFNEGRCPKQPEREHPQPAHTAERPCLPRQDDIAQEKRLSRGISHASSAIVSLARSHVASECSSEQFPLEMPIYTFQLPDLSVYSEDFRSFVERDLIEQATMVALEQAGRLNWWSTVCTSCKRLLPLATTGDGNCLLHAASLGMWGFHDRDLVLRKALYTMMRTGAEREALKRRWRWQQTQQNKESGLVYTEEEWEREWTELLKLASSEPRTHSSKNGGSGGGVDNAEDPVYESLEEFHVFVLAHILRRPIVVVADTMLRDSGGEAFAPIPFGGIYLPLEVPPNRCHCSPLVLAYDQAHFSALVSMEQRDQQREQAVIPLTDSEHKLLPLHFAVDPGKDWEWGKDDNDNARLAHLILSLEAKLNLLHSYMNVTWIRIPSETRAPLAQPESPTASAGEDVQSLPDSLDSDRDSVCSNSNSNNGKNGKDKEKEKQRKDKDKTRADSVANKLGSFSKTLGIKLKKNMGGLGGLVHGKMSRANSANGKHGDPPERGKEKKAKARKGSKEESGASASTSPSEKTTPSPTDKTAGTSPADKGGGPRGDAWKYSTDVKLSLNILRAAMQGERKFIFAGLLLTSHRHQFHEEMIGYYLTSAQERFSAEQEQRRRDAAAAAATAKRPPRRPEAEGAPGPERASPGPTAGPPTQLVLKLKERPSPGPAAGARAARAAAGGAASPGPGGGARRAGASGPVPGRSPPAPGRQSVIHVQAAGARDETCAPAVGALRPCATYPQQNRSLSSQSYSPARAATLRTVNTVESLARAVPITLPGAVGAAGAAEPKSQTYTNGFGAARDGLEFADADAPAARSNGEGGRGCPGAGPAQRRCQRENCAFYGRAETEHYCSYCYREELRRRREARAARP